Within Chitinispirillum alkaliphilum, the genomic segment TTTCAATACTTTTAAAAAATTCTTTTCAGCCTTTATTACCAGTTCACTAATTTGCACATTCAAAGGCCAACTATCAACAATAATTCTGCTCATTGAAAACACTTTATGGTCTACAGGGATATCTTTACCCAGTAATATGGATTTCATTTCCATTAATCGTTTTTTGAAATCAAACAATTGACTTTTGGGCACTCCCTCCAATTCAACTTTATCGTTAATCACATTGTCAATTGCAGCGATTGCTTGATTAATGTCTTTTACAACAGACTCATTTTTCATTCCAGTAAATCTCCTAAATATGGTACGAACTTTTGGATTTGGCCACCTTTTAATCCAATACCTTGGGGCAAAGCGTTACCTTCAATCAAAGTGCTTCCTTCGCGAATCTTCCATTGTTTTATTCCTGTCATTTGATTCCAATCGGGACGTAAAGCTATTGAATTTCTAGAAGCAGGAAATGTTTCAAATAGAAATCGTCCCCTTGCTTGTGCATTGATGCCATCAAAATAGCGTACACCGAATTCAGAAGAACTTGATTTTCGAACTTTAATTGTTCTAACATCAAAAGACTCTAAGATTTCTTTTCTGGCCTCGCGTGGAACACCTTGTTTTTTGAGATAGCTCGAAGCCTCTCTGACACCTGAATAGGTAGCACTTTTACGAGAAATATTACCAGCAACATTTGTATTTCCACTCTTTGCAGCAGCAACACCGCCTACAACCATCAACCCAACATTTATACCTGTAGCATATCTTTCACCTCTAACAACCCATTTGTCATAATTCCAACATCCATCTCTGAAACCATCTTGTGAAGCTGCAATAATAAGACCTAAAGATCCTTGCCATGTGTCGGTAATTCTTCCCCTTGCTTCGAGCTGTGCTAACCAAAATCGCTGTCTTTCTACTTCAAGCTTTCTTTTTTCACCTTGTACTCTTTCATAATCCCTTTTTATGCACTCAAAAGATAATAACCCATCGTCAGCAAAGAGATTTCTTGCTTCTGCCCAAGCAGAATAAAACCTAACTTCCCATTCACTTGGCACTGCGGCTATAAAAGATCCATCTGGTTTTAACCAATCAGGATCTTCCTCATTGCTAAAAGAAACATGATTCCAACTCTCCCTCCCATCCGGATCCACCAACCCCACCGGATTCCCCCGCACATACTCATACAAATTCAACCCATCCACCGGCCCCGCCGGATCCGCACTCAACCACCTCCCTAACCAAGCCGCATAGTACCTTGCTCCATAATAATACAACCCGGTTGCTTCATCCCGCTCTTTCCCGGTGTACCGATATTCTTTGAGTTTGACTTCTTTCTGGCTTGTTCCACAAGTAAAAGAAGTCCCTCCGTAGGGGAAGTACTCTTCATAGGAGATTAAAGCTCCTGTATCGTTAAGCTCAAGAGATGCACTTCCAAGATGATTCCCATACTGGTATCGGATCTTGTTTTTGTTCAAATCACTCGGTGAATCAGTCTCTCGCAAGAAGTCATCCTGCATCCAGTGATTAACAATAGCGATGCGGGATGTATCATCCATCACATGGTGATCGTACCGTTCTAATTTCAAAGAACTTGCAGTGTTGATACGCTTTATCTCAACACCACCAAGATAGATTTTTTCTATCACTACACCGTTGGCTACAGTAATCTTTCTGACCCGATTACCGCTGCCATCATAAATATAATACTCAGAATGTAATGCAGTGGGAAGATTATCGGGTGGGGAAAGCATTCCCCTAACGACAGCCAGCCAGAAGACTGTCTGTCTTTTCGTTACCCCTTCACAGGGGGGGCCTTCTGGCACGCGGGCACACTAAGGTTGGCGATTATTATAGCCTTTAGGAGTTTCTTCCGTTGCGCTTTGTGTGAACTGTTAGATATAAAATCAAGATCAAAAAGACCTCTGTAAGATCGCCGTGGCAGAATGGATATGCTGAGCGGGTTGACAGAGAGTGCCGGGAAGTAAACGATTACATGATTATTCTTGGACAATACCACCTGATACACGTTATGAGAAAAATTGAAAAGCACCATAATTTCCAGCGGCCACATCAGGGAATTGAGAACTGTGTCCCGATGGGTTTTAAATATCCTGATTCTCCCGGAACAATCGATAAAGTCGAATGTGAGGAGATGCTTGGTGGTATGCTGAAACACTATTATGTGAGACAGCCTGCCTGAAGCGTTTTTTCCTCTAACGACATATATTCAACATTGCTTTTTTCATAGCCATGCGATTGCTATATATGTTCTGCACCAATTTGTTGTTTCTGAACCTGAATTTTCAAAGAACGGATGAGTTTTTGGTATATACACTGTGCTTATATGGGTGTTTTCCCAGTGGTTTAGGATATTTTAGTTTTGCACCTTACACGATGTTTTTAAAAAAATTATGATATTCCTTTATTCCATAACACTTCACAAAAAACTCTGATAAGAAATTCCAACAAAGTAAGTTTTTTAATGTTCCTTGGTGAAAACCCAATATTATATGTAAACATCTCATTCACGACAGGGCTTGTCTTTTTTTGCAATCAAAGTATAACTAATTAGTAACAATAACATAACCACGTGGAAGTGCATAACTATCTCTGTCAGCACTAGAATATTAAGCTTAGTGTCACTAAAAATATTGAATCCCAATATATTCTCAATATTAAAGATTATCGGCGATAACTGATCGCAATTTGAAGGAACAAATACTGTAGTGAATAAACATGAAAAAAATGTTAGAATAGAAGAAATAAATAATGTTGAAACATTTACTCTTTTAAATTGAACTAGTGTTAAGTTGAGTAGTACTACGAACAATAGCAGGGGATGCCGATTGTATAATGGTGTTAACAAAATTTCATCAGTGAGACTAGCAACATATAATTGTAGTAGTAAGTAAACACATATAAAATAATTAATTCCTATAATCGATTTTTTCAAAAGATTTTCCGTTCCATAACTTATCGTTGCTGTGGCTGATACAACTTAAGAGAATCTCGTACTCGCTTTACCGCACCAAGTCCAACATTCCCAGGGCACCTATAACCCTTAAGTAACTCACTGTGACCACCCAATGTATCAATATCAAATTTGTCTTTCAGTTCTATGACAAGGTTTAATAATGACGTTTCCATGTTATTTGTTAATTTCCCATCTCCTCGAAAAAATTCAAAAACATTCAGCCATTCGGTATCCAAATCTGTCATCAATACAACACCTATTCTTCCTGTGTTTGCACGAGCAACATGAGAACCTAATATATCTATTGGACGTGCTTCATACACGTTTCCACTTGTATCAATTGCAAAGTGATATGGAATATCTGCATATACATCTTTTCTGCGAATATGACGATCAAATAAAGAAACATTTTGCGATCTATCTTGCAATTGTTGAATTGTTAAATAATTCACTTCATTTCCTGAATGGTGAACGATAATTGAATGATAATTGTCCTTTAAGCATCCACTAATCTTTGGCCACAATCTATTACCGTCGAGAATAGGTTCTTTTGCTCCCCATTCCTCTCTTGCAATTACTCTGAATTCATTCTCAGAATATTCCTCTGTAAAAAATGTATTAGCTTTTACATAGTTACTTTCAGATAATCTGTCCGAAAACGGTATATCATTCAGGTTCCAACTCTCCCTCCCATCCGGATCCACCAACCCCACCGGATTCCCCCGCACATACTCATACAAATTCAACCCATCCACCGGACCCGCCGGATCCGCACTCAACCACCTCCCGATCCAAGCACAATAGTACCTTGCTCCATAATAATACAACCCGGTCGCTTCATCCCGCTCTTTCCCGGTATACCGGTATTCTTTGAGTTTGACTTCTTTCTGGCTTGTTCCACAAGTAAAAGAAGTCCCTCCGTAGGGGAAGTACTCTTCATAGGAGATTAAAGCTCCTGTATCGTTAAGCTCAAGAGATGCACTTCCAAGATGATTCCCATACTGGTATCGGATCTTGTTTTTGTTCAAATCACTCGGTGAATCAGTCTCTCGCAAGAAGTCATCCTGCATCCAGTGATTAACAATAGCGATGCGGGATGTATCATCCATCACATGGTGATCGTACCGTTCCAATATCAAAGAGCTGCCGGTGCTGATACGCCTGATCTCAACACCACCAAGATAGATTTTCTCTATCTTTTCACCATTAGCAATAGTAATCTTTCTGACTCTGTTACCGCCACCATCATAAATATAATACTCAGAATGTAATGCAGTGGGAAGTTTCCGGGTGGGGAAAGCATTCCCCTAACGACAGCCAGCCAGAAGACTGTCTGTCTTTTCGTTACCCCTTCACAGGGGGGCCTCCTGGCACGCGGGCACACTAAGGTTGGCGATTACTATAGCCTTTAGGAGTTTCATCCGTTGCGCTTTATGTAAATTGTTAGAATATAAATCAAAAAGTTCTCTGTAAGATCGCCGTGGCAGAATGGTTACGCTGAACGGGTCGTCAGAGAGTGCCGGGAAGTACTTGATTACATGATTATTCTGGGACAATACCACCTGATACACGTTATGAGAAAAATTGAAAAGCACCATAATTTCCAAAGACCACACCAGGGAATCAGGAATTGTGTCCCGATGGGTTTTGAATATCCTGATTCTCCCGGAACAATCGATCATATTGAATGTGAAGAGATGCTTGGTGGTATGCTGAAACACTATTATGTGAAACAGGCTGCCTGAAAGTTTACTCCCCTCTGACAGAATATTCCACACTGCTATGTATAGCCTTGCGATTGCTATATATGTTCTGTGCTAATTTGCTGATTTTTAACCTGAGTTTTCATAGAACGGATGACTTTCAGATGTGTTTACAGGATCTACACGCCTGTATTTTCAGTGGTTTAGGACCATTTTGGTTTTTGCACCTTACATGAAACGATATCTGAACATGGATCTTCTAAAGGACATGATAATAGAAAAAGAAGTAGCTTAAAAACTGAAAGGGTAAACATAAAACCAAAACCGGAGAAAACTTAACAGAAAATAATGTGCGAAATATTCTTGACATTACCTGCCGCCATGGCGGCGAACTGGCCGGAATGCTCCTGGCTGCCGCCGCCCAACATGCAGATAAATTTTACGTTTTTATCAGCTAAGGCTTTTCGACTTTTTTTTATTATCCTTTATCACAAAAGAACTTATTTCTGCCGCAAGTATGAGAAAATATGGTAAATACTTTTCTGAGCTATGTGTAACAGAAAGCAATAGCATTATTACAAACAGCAAAAAGCAAACATCTACTACAAAACATCCATAATCAAGCATTTTTTTTAAGATTTCAGATAGGGTGTGACCTACTTCATTCTTTAAAGCTCGCATGAATATAGAAGAAAAAATTAACACTATAACTACACCTATATACGTAGCCCAAAGGTCATATTTTAGTAACAAGTAAATACTCATTATTTTCATTAAAATGTAAGTACTTTTTGCAATAAAATTCATTAT encodes:
- a CDS encoding putative insecticidal toxin protein translates to MPEGPPCEGVTKRQTVFWLAVVRGMLSPPDNLPTALHSEYYIYDGSGNRVRKITVANGVVIEKIYLGGVEIKRINTASSLKLERYDHHVMDDTSRIAIVNHWMQDDFLRETDSPSDLNKNKIRYQYGNHLGSASLELNDTGALISYEEYFPYGGTSFTCGTSQKEVKLKEYRYTGKERDEATGLYYYGARYYAAWLGRWLSADPAGPVDGLNLYEYVRGNPVGLVDPDGRESWNHVSFSNEEDPDWLKPDGSFIAAVPSEWEVRFYSAWAEARNLFADDGLLSFECIKRDYERVQGEKRKLEVERQRFWLAQLEARGRITDTWQGSLGLIIAASQDGFRDGCWNYDKWVVRGERYATGINVGLMVVGGVAAAKSGNTNVAGNISRKSATYSGVREASSYLKKQGVPREARKEILESFDVRTIKVRKSSSSEFGVRYFDGINAQARGRFLFETFPASRNSIALRPDWNQMTGIKQWKIREGSTLIEGNALPQGIGLKGGQIQKFVPYLGDLLE
- a CDS encoding Mobile element protein, coding for MIILGQYHLIHVMRKIEKHHNFQRPHQGIENCVPMGFKYPDSPGTIDKVECEEMLGGMLKHYYVRQPA
- a CDS encoding putative insecticidal toxin protein yields the protein MILERYDHHVMDDTSRIAIVNHWMQDDFLRETDSPSDLNKNKIRYQYGNHLGSASLELNDTGALISYEEYFPYGGTSFTCGTSQKEVKLKEYRYTGKERDEATGLYYYGARYYCAWIGRWLSADPAGPVDGLNLYEYVRGNPVGLVDPDGRESWNLNDIPFSDRLSESNYVKANTFFTEEYSENEFRVIAREEWGAKEPILDGNRLWPKISGCLKDNYHSIIVHHSGNEVNYLTIQQLQDRSQNVSLFDRHIRRKDVYADIPYHFAIDTSGNVYEARPIDILGSHVARANTGRIGVVLMTDLDTEWLNVFEFFRGDGKLTNNMETSLLNLVIELKDKFDIDTLGGHSELLKGYRCPGNVGLGAVKRVRDSLKLYQPQQR
- a CDS encoding Mobile element protein is translated as MIILGQYHLIHVMRKIEKHHNFQRPHQGIRNCVPMGFEYPDSPGTIDHIECEEMLGGMLKHYYVKQAA